From one Streptomyces sp. ICC1 genomic stretch:
- a CDS encoding TetR/AcrR family transcriptional regulator — translation MTAVRAYRRMSVEERRAQLLDAALTLFAHRAPEDVSLDDVAEAAGVSRPLVYRYFPGGKQQLYEAALRSAADVLRLCFAEPQAGPLTQRLSRALDRYLGFVDEHDAGFSALLQGGSVVETSRTTATVDGIRRAAAEAILFHLGVPEPGPRLRMMVRTWITAVEAASLIWIDEGKQPEIDSLRDWLVDQFIALLTATAATDPETAAAARAALALESADGPVGVLARRVIPVVSEAAHLL, via the coding sequence ATGACAGCCGTACGGGCGTACCGCAGGATGAGCGTCGAGGAGCGGCGGGCCCAGCTCCTCGACGCGGCCCTGACGCTGTTCGCGCACCGGGCGCCCGAGGACGTCTCGCTCGACGACGTGGCCGAGGCCGCCGGCGTCTCGCGCCCCCTGGTCTACCGCTACTTCCCCGGCGGCAAGCAGCAGCTCTACGAGGCCGCCCTGCGCTCGGCGGCCGATGTCCTGCGGCTCTGCTTCGCCGAACCCCAGGCCGGACCGCTGACCCAGCGGCTCTCCCGGGCCCTGGACCGGTACCTGGGATTCGTCGACGAGCACGACGCCGGCTTCTCCGCCCTCCTGCAGGGCGGCAGCGTCGTCGAGACCTCCCGGACGACCGCCACCGTCGACGGCATCCGCCGGGCGGCGGCCGAGGCGATCCTCTTCCACCTCGGCGTACCGGAGCCCGGCCCGCGCCTGCGGATGATGGTGCGCACCTGGATCACGGCGGTCGAGGCCGCCTCGCTGATCTGGATCGACGAGGGCAAGCAGCCGGAGATCGACTCGCTCCGGGACTGGCTGGTCGACCAGTTCATCGCCCTCCTCACCGCGACGGCCGCCACCGACCCCGAGACGGCCGCGGCGGCCCGCGCCGCCCTCGCGCTCGAATCGGCGGACGGTCCGGTGGGCGTGCTGGCCCGCCGGGTGATCCCGGTGGTCTCCGAAGCGGCCCACCTGCTGTGA
- a CDS encoding diiron oxygenase: MTTVTGRAELRDALGPLKDREQIAERLLESSVKHSFDPDKELDWDAPPIDGKYYWPPELLSLFDTPLWKRMGEEQRIELSRHEAAALGSLGIWFEIILMQLLTRHIYDKPLTSNHVRYALTEIADECRHSMMFARMIKTGGAPEYPVSRTNHNLARVLKTVSTTPGSFACTLLGEEILDWMQRLTFPDERVQPLVRGVTRIHVIEEARHVRYAREELRRQMLTAPRWEQELTRVSCGQAARVFSQAFVNPQVYDNIGVDRREALAQVKASGHRREVMQTGAKRLTDFLDDIGVMRGVGRRLWKSSGLLA, encoded by the coding sequence ATGACGACCGTGACCGGCAGGGCGGAGCTGCGCGATGCGCTCGGCCCGCTCAAGGACCGCGAACAGATAGCCGAGCGACTCCTCGAATCCTCGGTCAAGCACTCCTTCGACCCCGACAAGGAACTCGACTGGGACGCCCCGCCCATCGACGGCAAGTACTACTGGCCGCCCGAGCTGCTCTCCCTCTTCGACACCCCGCTCTGGAAGCGGATGGGCGAGGAGCAGCGCATCGAGCTCTCCCGGCACGAGGCGGCGGCCCTCGGTTCGCTCGGCATCTGGTTCGAGATCATCCTCATGCAGCTGCTCACCCGGCACATCTACGACAAGCCCCTGACCAGCAATCACGTCCGGTACGCGCTCACCGAGATCGCCGACGAGTGCCGCCACTCGATGATGTTCGCCCGCATGATCAAGACGGGCGGCGCCCCCGAGTACCCGGTCTCCCGCACCAACCACAACCTCGCCCGCGTCCTGAAGACCGTCTCCACCACCCCCGGCTCCTTCGCCTGCACCCTCCTCGGCGAGGAGATCCTCGACTGGATGCAGCGGCTGACCTTCCCGGACGAGCGCGTCCAGCCCCTCGTGCGCGGAGTCACCCGCATCCACGTCATCGAGGAGGCGCGACACGTCCGTTACGCCCGCGAGGAGCTGCGCCGCCAGATGCTCACCGCCCCGCGCTGGGAGCAGGAACTCACCCGCGTCAGCTGCGGCCAGGCCGCCCGCGTCTTCTCGCAGGCCTTCGTCAACCCCCAGGTCTACGACAACATCGGCGTCGACCGGCGCGAGGCCCTCGCCCAGGTCAAGGCCAGCGGCCACCGCAGGGAGGTCATGCAGACCGGGGCGAAGCGGCTGACCGACTTCCTCGACGACATCGGGGTGATGCGCGGGGTGGGCCGCAGGCTCTGGAAGAGCTCGGGACTCCTGGCCTGA
- a CDS encoding HAMP domain-containing sensor histidine kinase: MSLRLPAWTATLTWKSACFIVVMCCSLAAVLGALVHVEVTRQTVATAREKALGKLNDASRAYEAGELLPPESGLDPAGLPAELRALALSGQRGTLVADREGRPMMWAAAPADGKALATAVDYGQSARTISGLDNAIIGSSVLAIGGTLLMGAFAVTRVTRRLHQTATVARRITQGDLDARVGDPRTKDPSRHQDEVATVAEALDTMAASLQAKLQSEQRFTADVAHELRTPLTGLQAASELLPESRATELVQERVRTMRQLTEDLLEISRLDSRSEAVETDLHQLGRLALRVVRASGTAAEVVVVRDAHVETDRRRLERVLGNLVANAHKHGRGLVVVTVDGPVVTVRDHGDGYPDYLVAHGPQRFRTGGAGKGHGLGLTIAVGQAEVIGAELVFRQAADGDGGAEAVLTLLEASVT, encoded by the coding sequence GTGAGCCTCCGGCTGCCCGCGTGGACGGCCACGCTGACCTGGAAGTCGGCCTGCTTCATCGTGGTGATGTGCTGCTCGCTCGCGGCGGTGCTGGGCGCGCTGGTGCACGTGGAGGTGACCCGGCAGACCGTGGCGACGGCCCGGGAGAAGGCGCTCGGCAAGCTGAACGACGCCTCGCGCGCCTACGAGGCCGGCGAGTTGCTGCCGCCCGAGTCGGGGCTCGATCCGGCCGGGCTGCCTGCGGAGCTGCGGGCGCTGGCCCTGTCCGGGCAGCGCGGCACGCTCGTGGCGGACCGCGAGGGCCGGCCGATGATGTGGGCGGCGGCCCCGGCCGACGGGAAGGCGCTGGCCACGGCCGTCGACTACGGGCAGAGCGCGCGGACGATCAGCGGGCTGGACAACGCGATCATCGGGTCCTCGGTGCTGGCGATCGGCGGGACCCTGCTCATGGGCGCCTTCGCCGTGACGCGCGTGACGCGGCGGCTGCACCAGACCGCGACGGTGGCCCGGCGGATCACGCAGGGCGATCTGGACGCGCGGGTCGGAGACCCCCGGACCAAGGACCCCTCGCGGCACCAGGACGAGGTGGCGACGGTGGCGGAGGCGCTGGACACCATGGCGGCCAGCCTGCAGGCGAAGCTGCAGAGCGAGCAGCGGTTCACGGCGGACGTCGCGCACGAGCTGCGCACGCCGCTCACCGGTCTGCAGGCGGCATCCGAACTGCTGCCGGAGAGCCGGGCGACGGAGCTGGTGCAGGAGCGGGTCCGCACGATGCGCCAGCTCACGGAGGACCTGCTGGAGATCTCCCGGCTCGACTCCCGCAGCGAGGCGGTGGAGACGGACCTGCACCAGCTGGGGCGGCTCGCGCTGCGGGTGGTGCGGGCTTCGGGGACGGCCGCGGAGGTGGTCGTGGTGCGGGACGCGCACGTGGAGACGGACCGGCGGCGCCTCGAGCGGGTGCTGGGCAATCTGGTCGCCAACGCCCACAAGCACGGCCGGGGGCTGGTGGTGGTGACGGTGGACGGACCGGTGGTGACGGTACGGGACCACGGCGACGGCTACCCCGACTACCTGGTGGCCCACGGACCGCAGCGGTTCCGGACCGGGGGCGCGGGGAAGGGCCACGGGCTGGGGCTGACCATCGCGGTGGGCCAGGCGGAGGTCATCGGGGCGGAGCTGGTGTTCCGGCAGGCGGCGGACGGGGACGGCGGGGCGGAGGCGGTACTGACCCTGCTCGAGGCCTCCGTGACCTGA